From one Rhopalosiphum padi isolate XX-2018 chromosome 2, ASM2088224v1, whole genome shotgun sequence genomic stretch:
- the LOC132922252 gene encoding BLOC-3 complex member HPS4, whose protein sequence is MSRELLIVFVYDPRFCTTEADDPQNSILYFHPPWVSSSQKLALSGQLMGIVKFSSSVFSTPSVLALRSGKFAIRHFGSSTLCVGTDRNIPDSILQNRADTLYNILVTYHYNIIEISDHKILCEQLNTVISSYLSLLLVSSNVFSTTAVLKFPKSGGNILLEAMQILESMQEKNKVLGGMLLHQNKIVVTQFGFELTKLIQLTNPFINKIPAENVKGSFHLPLGTQLLYIFMDREQVLQIRKTATSLKQSVKKASKWRQKNKMADKLQDCPKNNKNPENKNIFTVEEEDTPDSNSGSICSMPDIVKESIIKAEKRLEKSGAEKCCSSLESSLNEMPNFSKLVTLRKDTTRYQSLRILPKTTNDDNLKNNDKYRTLCDPYFPLLRDDDYAVSKALYDKQLSQHYTDLDIKAQTEKEKILKSNKPVRPTSIPLNLQALDRKPALKEDIMTPLMAKLSMAESYNFTTPTESICRTPTSFQLQTNYASHQKLLLFVAGFQNTSIMVLLEKEAENDAELIHLLWNLSFNNLGDLEHSINNTITNVPDAYNLQGTDETYGYMVMDTTNAGMIDKHGNWLGSQTILATSIHDTFQKKPSFLDIIIRNDDNIVYGNKCGSRELFYQQSGNIVSGLPTPSDIMGVVSTTAKRRLQRDHGIIIL, encoded by the exons ATGTCGAG agaacttttaattgtatttgtttacgACCCACGATTCTGTACTACTGAAGCTGATGATCCacaaaattctatattatactttcatcCTCCATGGGTAAGCTCTTCACAAAAGCTTGCTTTAAGTGGCCAACTAATGGGGATTGTTAAGTTTTCTTCTTCAGTTTTTTCAACTCCTTCAGTATTAGCATTACGTTCTGGGAAATTTGCTATTCGACACTTTGGTTCGTCAACATTg TGTGTTGGAACAGATAGAAATATTCCAGATAGTATTTTGCAAAATCGAGCTgacactttatataatattttagtcacatatcactataatatcattgaaatcTCAGACCATAAAATTCTCTGTGAACAGTTAAATACTGTAATTTCATCATATCTTTCACTTCTGCTAGTTTCTTCAAACGTGTTTAGTACCACTGCAGTACTTAAATTTCCGAAG agTGGTGGAAATATTCTTTTGGAAGCAATGCAAATACTTGAAAGTATGCaagaaaaaaacaaagttttagGTGGAATGTTATTACATCAAAACAA AATTGTTGTTACTCAATTTGGATTTGAACTAACTAAATTAATCCAATTGACAAATCCTTTCATTAATAAG ataCCAGCTGAAAATGTAAAAGGAAGTTTTCATTTACCATTAGGCACTCAACTCTTGTACATTTTTATGGATAGAGAACAAGTATTACAAATAAGAAAAACGGCTACCTCACTGAAACAATCTGTGAAAAAAGCATCAAAATGGCGGCAAAAAAATAAG ATGGCTGATAAATTGCAAGACTGtccaaaaaataacaaaaatccagaaaataaaaatatattcacagtTGAAGAAGAAGATACCCCAGATAGTAATAGTGGATCAATCTGTAGCATGCCAGATATTGTGAAGGAATCTATTATCAAAGCAGAAAAAAGATTAGAAAAATCTGGTGCTGAAAAATGTTGTTCTTCTCTAGAATCATCTCTGAACGAAATGCCAAATTTCTCAAAACTTGTTACTTTAAG GAAAGACACAACGAGGTATCAGAGTCTTAGGATATTGCCTAAAACAACAAATGAtgacaatttgaaaaataatgataaatatagaaCATTATGTGACCCATATTTCCCATTATTGCGTGATGATGACTATGCTGTTTCAAAAGCACTGTATGACAAACAACTATCTCAACATTATACTGATCTTGATATTAAAGCACAGACTGAaaaag aaaaaatattaaaatcaaataaaccaGTTCGACCAACTTCCATTCCATTAAATTTACAAGCTCttg atagaAAACCTGCTCTTAAAGAAGACATAATGACACCTTTGATGGCCAAACTTAGCATGGCAGAATCATATAACTTTACCACACCTACAGAGAGTATTTGTAGAACTCCTACAAGTTTTCAACTGCAAACTAATTATGCCAGCCATCAAaaactattgttatttgttgctggttttcaaaatacttcaataatggtattattagAAAAAGAAGCAGAAAATGATGCTGAACTTATTCATCTATta TGGAATTTAAGTTTCAATAATCTTGGAGACTTAGAACACTCTATAAACAACACAATCACAAATGTCCCAGATGCATATAATTTACAAGGTACTGATGAAACTTATGGCTACATGGTAATGGACACGACTAATGCTGGTATGATTGACAAGCATGGTAATTGGTTAGGTTCACAAACAATTTTAGCCACTTCTATACACGATACTTTCCAAAAAAAACCATCATTTCTCGATATAATCATCAG GAATgacgataatattgtatatggaAACAAATGTGGCAGCCgagaattattttatcaacaaagCGGCAATATTGTTAGTGGTCTACCAACACCATCAGATATAATGGGTGTTGTATCTACAACTGCAAAACGAAGACTTCAAAGAGACCatggtattattattctgtaa